The window TCGAGAAGAACGGCTCGAAGATCTTTTCCAGATCGGCTTCGGCGATTCCGACGCCGGTATCGGCGATGGTGACGTGGATCGCGCCGTCAATCGATCGGGTCTCCAAACGCAAGAGCCCGCCGTTCGGCATGGCATCCATTGCATTGGTGAGAAGGTTGAGAAACGCTTCCTGCAGCTCCCCATTGTCCCCGAGCGTCGCCGGCAGCCGCTCCTCAAAAGAAGCCCGCATCTCGATGCCGCGGAACGAAAGCCCCGGCATGACCAGATCGAGCAGCCCCTGTAAAAGGGGATTGATCTCCACTGGCGCCATCCGGGGAGCCGGCTTGCGGACCTTTTCGAGGACCTCTTGGATGCTCTGAACCATCCGCTCCAGCTGCGACTCGATGATCTTCAGCCGCTCCTCCCGCTTCTCCGTCGAGGTGTCCCGCTTGAGCCGCTGCAGGTGCCCCAGGGTCGAGTGAAGGGGGGTCCCGATCTTGTGAGCCAGCGCCGCCGCCATTTGCCCCGCCGCGGCCAGCCGCTCGCTGTCGGCCAGCCGGAGCTGCATTTCGGAGAGACGCCGGTTCACCCGCACCAGCTCTTCGTAGCGCCGGTTGACTTCAGCGGTAGCCCGCTCGATCCGCCCCTGCAACGACTCGTTTAGCTGCCGGACCGCGTCGGTTCCCTCCCGAAGCCTCAGAAGCATCCGGTTGAATTGCGCCGCGAGTGCGCCGATTTCGTCTTGAGATTCGATTGAAACCTGCCGTTCCAGGTCGCCCGCCTCCACGCGGGCCATCTCGGCCACCAGCGACCCGATCGGGCGTCCGATCCTCTGGCGCAGATACCAGACCAGGAAAACCAGGATCACCGCCGCGACCGCCCCTGTCACCAGAAAGGCATGGAGGCGATCCCGCGCCACCAGCGCTTCAAATCCGGTCATGGAAATCTGTGCAAGGACCAAGCCTGAAACCTGCGTTCCGATCCGGACCGGCGCCTGGATTTCCCAAAAAAGCTGTCCCCGTAGCTCCGCGAGATGTGCCACGGGATCCCCTCGCAGGATCGTTTTGATTTCCAATTCACCAGGCAGGGGACTTAATCCGCTGACTGCCTTCCCGCTTCCTGCTATCAGATGAGGTGCGCCTGCTGCCAGATCGAAAATTTCTATCAGAAGGATCTCCGGATCAATCTCCCGGAGCTTCGCCAGTTCTTCCTCTAAAATCGACCGGTCTCGAAGCTCCTCAAGAGTTCCGATACCGGCCCCGATCTGCCTGACGAGGGTGATATATTCCTCCCGAAGAAGCAGACGGGCCTGCCTTTCGATGACCAGTCGCGACGCGGTAATTGCAATGGAGAGGACCGAAACGACGATCCCGATCACATAAAGGGTAATCTTCGTCTGAAGACCGATGTTCCATCGGGACAAATGGATCATAACGACTACCTTGGGAGAACGATAGGAGGATCATACCAAATATAGGCCCGAACGCCAAGAAGATGGCGTGACGGTGACAGTCCCATTCGGAGTGTTAGCCCGAATGCAGCAAAGCGATTCTTCTTTAAATAACAGAGATTATTACAATACGCTTCAGGCCGGCAAAGAAAAAATAGGGGCTAAGGAACCTTGCTTCCGACATTTCTCTGAAGATCTCCCGTGGAAGGATGGTTGTGAATTATCCCGAAGCGGATGGACCTTTACCCCAGCGGATACTCTGTTGCATTTGGTGCGCTTCTTCGAGGCGTTTGCGGTGTGCTAACAGCAGGTCACTCCGTGTCAGCATGGCAACGACTTTGGATGGATGGGATCGCGTGATTACAGGAAGCCGTCCGATATCCTCTTCGACCATCAAGTCGGCCGCTTCACGAAGGGTATGCGCTTCAAAGACGACAGCCGGCGGCCGTTTAATAAGCTCCCTGAGTGGTGTCGTCACAGGAATGTTGGGATCAAACAAGTCGCGCCGGGTTAAGACGCCGATAAGACGGCCCTCTGGGTCTAATATGGGAAACCCTTGATGACGGCTCTCTGGAAGATCTAAAGCAACCCAGGAGCGAACCTGCTCGACCGTCATATCGGCTTTAAGCGAGACGGCCGGGTATGAAGCGCTCTCTCGAACGAGTGTCTGCGCCAGGGAATCAACCGTATATTCGGTGAGGACCTGGACGCCGCGGCGCGCAATTTTTTCCGTCATAATCGTATGCTTCATGAGCAGGCTCGAAACCAAATAGGCCGCTGTGCATCCACCCAGCAGCGGAAGCAGACCCAGCGGTTGCATGGTCGTCTCGAAGGCAAAGACCACGGAAGCCAGCAGCGCCCGGGAGGCTCCTGCAAAAATCGCCGCCATTCCGACAAGAGCGGCGACGCGCACATCCAGCCCGATATGGGGAAACAGAAACAAGGTCGCGCTTCCGAGAGCGGCTCCCAGGCCTCCTCCAATGGTGAATAAGGGGGCCAGTGTTCCCCCGGAGGTCCCGCTTCCAAGCGAGACCGCCCATGAAATGAATTTAAAAGTAAAAAGGATCACCAGCGCTTGGCCGGTGATCTCTCCTGAAAGGATCTCCTCAATATTTTCATACCCGATCCCCAGGGTGCGAGGCACGGCATAACCGATGACGCCGACGGCAACCGCGCCGAGCGCCGGCCACCACATCCAATGAATGGGTAAATGCTCGAACCCATCTTCAATCGCATAGACCGCACGCGTGATATAGACGGAGACCACCCCGACGGCGGCGCCCAGGAAAATGTAAGAGGCGATCGCCGCCCCGGCGGGCTGGGCTAATTCAGGCATGGCAAAGGCGGGGGCCGCGCCGACAAATCCCATTCGAACCGCCGCCGCGGTCACACTGGCCAATGCCACCGGGATGAAGGAGCGGGGCCGAAATTCAAATAACAACAGCTCAATCGCCAGCAAGACAGCCGACACAGGGCTGCCGAACGTCGCCGACATGCCGGCCGCCGCCCCGGCCGATAAAAGAATCTTCCGTTCGTCGGCGGTCGTTTTCAAGAGTTGACCCACCACGGAGCCGAGCGCGCCGCCCGTCGCGATAATCGGCCCCTCCGCGCCAAACGGCCCTCCTGTTCCAATCGCGATCGCGGCGGAGATCGGCTTTAGAAATGCCATCCGCGCCGGAATACGGCTTTGATTGATCAGAACCTGCTCCATCGCTTCCGGAATGCCGTGTCCGCGGATGCTCTTGGAGCCGTAGCGCGCCATGAAACCGACCAAGATTCCACCCACGACAGGGACAAAGAGCACAAAGATTCCAAGTTGATGACCTGCAGGTGAAACAGGCGTCAAAGCAAAACGGCCATAAAAGGCGATGTTGGTGATTAGATCGATCAAATGGGCGAGACCTTGCGCAATCACCCCCGCAACAAGCGCGATAAGCACGGCGACGAAGGTCATCTGGACGACGCGCCGGTCCACCCGCGTCGCCCGCTGGGGAACATGCGCCGCCTCTAATGCAGGGGCGACCGGCAGGCCTTCAGTCGTTGATGATTTCGATACAGGAGCCATAGGCTGGGTGATCTACTTTGACGTTCATGTGACTGAACGGATCATTGCTTTATTTCATGAAATTATCACAGTCCGTCAAGGATGCGCAATCATTCGTCTCAAAACGTATAGAGCAGCGCCGTCTTAAAAAGACGATCATATTTCCCGAACCCGACGGGAGGCCGGTTGTCGTAGAGGACGGCATAGGAGATCTTGAAAGCGAGGTTCCCCATCAGGTTCGTAATGAAGGCCGATTCTTCGTTGATCAGGTAATCTTTCGGCTCCTGTAAGCTCGGCGTGTACTCCGCCGTCTGCTCGAATCGGGTCTTCTCCGTGAAGGCATGGATATAGCCGCCGAAGAGGCGGGCCGTTGCAAAACCGTTGTCATCCAAAGGACGGACCTGGTTCTCCCGGGTGTAGCCGAGACCGGCCTCCGCCCGGAGGGTGTCCGCGGCGGTCTTGATAAAATAACGCCCCAAACCGGTCAGGGTGATATAGCGGGCTTCGATCCCCTTCGGGGTGTTCCGCTCCACCGTCTGGGAGAGAAAGCCGTACGTCTGCTCGGTGATGTTCCGGTCGTATTTGAGGATGCCGATCCAGTTTTTGTCGGAGGTGACCCCCTCGCTTTTTCCATAAAGCGCTCTCACCTCCCCCCACAGCTTTGAGGCCTCAAAGGTCCGCTCCGCCTTGCCGGCCACCACCAGGGTCTCCGCGTTCGTATTCCCGGAGGTCTCGACAAACGAGAGCTCCAGGTTTCCTCGCCACGGCGGGATCTCCTGCGCAGCAAGCGGGCTCACAATCAGCATCAAGAAAGAAAACAACACGACGTTTCGGATCAACTGTTTCATCAATTCGACTCCTTGTGGGCGGAAGACCTGGATTGATTTTTCGGTCGACCGGGGTGGCCGCGGGATCAAGCCGCCAACGCCAACTCCGATGTACAATGCGGACAGCGCGTGGCCTGGATCGGAATATCGAGCCGGCAGTATGGGCAGCTTTTTCGGGTGGGGGCCGCCGGCGTCGGTTCGGCTCGACGCCGCATCGCATTGATCCGCCGGATCAGCAGAAAAATCGCGAAGGCGACGATGACAAAATCGATCACCTG of the Candidatus Manganitrophus noduliformans genome contains:
- a CDS encoding sensor histidine kinase, which gives rise to MIHLSRWNIGLQTKITLYVIGIVVSVLSIAITASRLVIERQARLLLREEYITLVRQIGAGIGTLEELRDRSILEEELAKLREIDPEILLIEIFDLAAGAPHLIAGSGKAVSGLSPLPGELEIKTILRGDPVAHLAELRGQLFWEIQAPVRIGTQVSGLVLAQISMTGFEALVARDRLHAFLVTGAVAAVILVFLVWYLRQRIGRPIGSLVAEMARVEAGDLERQVSIESQDEIGALAAQFNRMLLRLREGTDAVRQLNESLQGRIERATAEVNRRYEELVRVNRRLSEMQLRLADSERLAAAGQMAAALAHKIGTPLHSTLGHLQRLKRDTSTEKREERLKIIESQLERMVQSIQEVLEKVRKPAPRMAPVEINPLLQGLLDLVMPGLSFRGIEMRASFEERLPATLGDNGELQEAFLNLLTNAMDAMPNGGLLRLETRSIDGAIHVTIADTGVGIAEADLEKIFEPFFSTKERGKGTGLGLSICRNIIRAHGGEIEAESRRGAGTTLIITLPVRDHETK
- a CDS encoding chloride channel protein, with the translated sequence MAPVSKSSTTEGLPVAPALEAAHVPQRATRVDRRVVQMTFVAVLIALVAGVIAQGLAHLIDLITNIAFYGRFALTPVSPAGHQLGIFVLFVPVVGGILVGFMARYGSKSIRGHGIPEAMEQVLINQSRIPARMAFLKPISAAIAIGTGGPFGAEGPIIATGGALGSVVGQLLKTTADERKILLSAGAAAGMSATFGSPVSAVLLAIELLLFEFRPRSFIPVALASVTAAAVRMGFVGAAPAFAMPELAQPAGAAIASYIFLGAAVGVVSVYITRAVYAIEDGFEHLPIHWMWWPALGAVAVGVIGYAVPRTLGIGYENIEEILSGEITGQALVILFTFKFISWAVSLGSGTSGGTLAPLFTIGGGLGAALGSATLFLFPHIGLDVRVAALVGMAAIFAGASRALLASVVFAFETTMQPLGLLPLLGGCTAAYLVSSLLMKHTIMTEKIARRGVQVLTEYTVDSLAQTLVRESASYPAVSLKADMTVEQVRSWVALDLPESRHQGFPILDPEGRLIGVLTRRDLFDPNIPVTTPLRELIKRPPAVVFEAHTLREAADLMVEEDIGRLPVITRSHPSKVVAMLTRSDLLLAHRKRLEEAHQMQQSIRWGKGPSASG
- a CDS encoding DUF481 domain-containing protein, yielding MKQLIRNVVLFSFLMLIVSPLAAQEIPPWRGNLELSFVETSGNTNAETLVVAGKAERTFEASKLWGEVRALYGKSEGVTSDKNWIGILKYDRNITEQTYGFLSQTVERNTPKGIEARYITLTGLGRYFIKTAADTLRAEAGLGYTRENQVRPLDDNGFATARLFGGYIHAFTEKTRFEQTAEYTPSLQEPKDYLINEESAFITNLMGNLAFKISYAVLYDNRPPVGFGKYDRLFKTALLYTF